The DNA window GCCGCCCGCCGGTCCGCCACCAGATCGGCGATGGTGAAATCGCTCTCGTGACCGACTCCGCTGACCACCGGGATCGCGGAGGCGCGAATCGCCCGCGCCAGCAACTCGTCGTTGAAGGCGTTGAGATCTTCCAGCGAACCGCCGCCGCGCGCCAGGATCAGCACATCGCAGTCGGCGCGGGCATTGGCGAGCGCCAGCGCGGCGATCAGGGACGCGACCGCCGCCTCGCCCTGGACCTGCGCGGGATAAATGAGTACCGGCAGGGCGCCGAAACGCCGCTTGAGCACCGCGAGCAGATCGCGCACCGCCGCGCCCGAGGGCGAGGTAATCAGGCCCACCTGACGCGGAAAGGCCGGCAGCGGACGCTTGATCGCCTCCGCGAACAAACCCTCGCTGGCAAGCCGCTGTCTCAGCCGCTCGAACGCCAAACGCAGCGCGCCCTCGCCGCCCGGCTCCAGGTGCTCGACCACCAACTGGAAATCGCCGCGCGGCTCATAGAGCGTGACCCGCACACGCGCCAGAACCTGCTGGCCGTTCGCGGGTTTAAACGGCAGCAACAGCCGCTTGGCGCGGAACATGGCGCAACGCACCTGGGCCGCTTCGTCCTTGAGACTGAAATACAGATGTCCCGAAGCGGGCTGCGCCAAATTCGAGATCTCGCCCCGCACCCACAGCAGCGGGAAACTGCCATCGAGCACGGCCCGCACCTCGCTGGCGAGACGCGCCACGCTGTAGATGTCGCGGGAAAAATCAAGTCCCGCGTCAGTGGCGGTTTTCCGTGCGGTCAACAAGACTCCGCCCGGGCGGCCTGCCTGATCGCCTCCGTCGCCCTGAGACGGGTCATCGCCTCAAGCGCGGTAGCCAATCCGAAACCCACCCCAGTGGCGTCCTTTGACATAGACGGGCGCCGAGATGTCATGAAGAATCTCGCCCGTATCGCGCCGATAGGTCTGAATCAGGAAGGGTAATTCATGCACCCCGCATTGTTTGCCCACCGGGTCGTCGAAACGACGTTTGGTCCGGTTGTACGGCATGTCGCGTGCTTCGTCACCCGTCAGCGGCTGTGAAAAACGCCTGTTGTGAGTCGGAACATAGCCGCTGCGATCACAACCGATAGCATAGGTTATTTGGGTGTCGCGCTCCAGAATCGGCTCCTGAACGCGGGGAAACAGCCGGTCGGTCAGGGCGTCGAAATCGGT is part of the Thiocystis violascens DSM 198 genome and encodes:
- the xseA gene encoding exodeoxyribonuclease VII large subunit, which translates into the protein MTARKTATDAGLDFSRDIYSVARLASEVRAVLDGSFPLLWVRGEISNLAQPASGHLYFSLKDEAAQVRCAMFRAKRLLLPFKPANGQQVLARVRVTLYEPRGDFQLVVEHLEPGGEGALRLAFERLRQRLASEGLFAEAIKRPLPAFPRQVGLITSPSGAAVRDLLAVLKRRFGALPVLIYPAQVQGEAAVASLIAALALANARADCDVLILARGGGSLEDLNAFNDELLARAIRASAIPVVSGVGHESDFTIADLVADRRAATPSAAAELVAPSSEHVRQRLTALSVRLADVQQRRFDRVRQRLAGAVRHLGLLHPAARLQQQSQRLDFAQQRLLTLMTERLGGARNRLRPVVARLGAVSPERRLERAGMMLDALGQRLARARHRMAEQRRERLLRAIAGLEALSPLATLARGYAIVTRWPDGLIVRDPHQAPPGTRIQARVAAGILVATVEERDPE